AAATCCCCGCTCGCCGCGTCGAAGGTGCGTGCGGTCTCGGCGGAATCGGCCCAGGGGTTCTCGGGATCGTCGTTCATGCCTGCTCCTCGAGGGCGTAGAACGGCTCGGCGTACCGGAAGGTGCCCCGCAGCTCGGGGTCGTGTGCCGTGAGCGCCCGTGCCTGGAAGTGGGACGCCCACTCCTCGACGTCGGGGGAGATCCCGAGTTCGGCGGCGGGCACGAAACCGAAGCGGGGGTAGTAGTCGGGATGTCCGAGCAGGAGCACGATCGACTCGTCCAGGGCATCCGCCGCACCGAGCACGGCGTGCATGAGAGCGGCGCCCACGCCGGAGCGCTGGAAATCGGGACGGACACCGAGTGGACCGAGGCCCAGGGCAGGGGTGGCGCCGACGTGACCCCGGGTGGCGACGACCTGGCCGACGATCGCGCCCGAGGCGTCCTCGGCCACGAGCGACAACGGCGGCAGCCATGCGTCGCTCGCCCGCAACGACGCGACCAGACCGGGCTCGACCGGCTCGCGACCTTCCGGGGCGAACGGCGCGAACGCGGCGCGATGCACGTCGGCGGTCGCACGGACGTCGGCGGGGAGTTCTCGACGGATCAGCACGCGATCATTGTCGTGGCCGAAGCGGTGCGGCGGTATCGAATTATCGCCGTCTGCTGTTCCTCC
This window of the Rhodococcus pyridinivorans genome carries:
- a CDS encoding GNAT family N-acetyltransferase, which codes for MLIRRELPADVRATADVHRAAFAPFAPEGREPVEPGLVASLRASDAWLPPLSLVAEDASGAIVGQVVATRGHVGATPALGLGPLGVRPDFQRSGVGAALMHAVLGAADALDESIVLLLGHPDYYPRFGFVPAAELGISPDVEEWASHFQARALTAHDPELRGTFRYAEPFYALEEQA